A single window of Bombus affinis isolate iyBomAffi1 chromosome 15, iyBomAffi1.2, whole genome shotgun sequence DNA harbors:
- the LOC126924963 gene encoding nucleoside diphosphate kinase homolog 5-like isoform X1: MCDCPADKEDGSIKVPETVTLFKKCAKSYRPTKDITEPPSCDTISNKDIWSTVDSSQSDHRCTIYGSPKGSQSSSNSFSTDSKVYKFVDSGECECLGEAEEEPWHPPIFSYEPCVEEEEVEERPDIECTLAIIKPEAIIYRKQIEQRIFEEGFEIYQTRWLQLTPEQVSEFYSDKYGQLNFAHLVAYMASEPIIVHVLGKKCAVHEWRLLMGPTKVTEARLYYPDSIRARYGRRGEDFKNAVHGSNTRQEAEKEIHFFFPDCIDSVVTCTFFFSFFFNHRSFRLFVSVIVEPLLKNQIAVDYLWEVLNPVLVEALSTVRETTSRIPFVKPQRLHQKLIICENSFTQCCKLKPADPVLWLANWLIMNNPNKPKLPQDLAMIAS, encoded by the exons ATGTGCGATTGCCCTGCGGATAAAGAGGATGGTAGCATAAAGGTGCCGGAGACAGTGACGCTTTTCAAAAAATGTGCAAAATCGTACCGTCCAACGAAAGACATAACCGAACCACCGAGCTGTGATACAATTTCGAATAAAGATATCTGGAGTACTGTGGATTCTTCGCAATCGGATCATAGATGTACGATATACGGATCTCCAAAAGGATCACAGTCGAGCTCAAATAGTTTTAGCACTGATTCCAAAGTG TACAAGTTCGTCGATTCTGGGGAATGCGAGTGTCTCGGTGAAGCAGAAGAAGAACCATGGCATCCACCGATATTCAGTTACGAGCCCTGCGTCGAGGAAGAGGAAGTCGAAGAAAGGCCAGACATCGAGTGCACGTTGGCAATTATAAAACCAGAAGCAATAATCTATAGAAAACAAATCGAGCAACGAATATTCGAGGAAGGCTTCGAGATTTATCAAACACGATGGCTGCAGCTCACGCCAGAACAGGTGTCCGAGTTTTACTCGGATAAATATGGACAGCTAAATTTCGCACATCTTGTTGCCTATATGGCATCAGAGCCTATAATCGTTCACGTTTTGGGGAAAAAATGCGCTGTTCATGAGTGGCGATTGCTCATGGGTCCGACGAAA GTCACGGAAGCTCGTTTGTATTATCCTGATAGTATAAGAGCGAGATATGGTAGAAGAGGCGAGGATTTTAAAAATGCTGTTCACGGAAGTAACACTCGACAAGAGGCTGAGAAAGAAATTCATTTCTTCTTTCCTGATTGTATAGATTCTGTAGTTACGtgtacttttttcttttcctttttttttaatcatcgaTCATTTCGTTTGTTTGTTTCAGTCATAGTCGAGCCTCTGCTGAAGAATCAAATAGCAGTGGATTACTTGTGGGAAGTACTTAACCCTGTACTCGTAGAAGCACTATCAACAGTAAGAGAAACAACTTCTAGGATACCTTTTGTCAAACCTCAACGATTACACCAGAAATTGATAATTTGTGAAAATTCTTTTACACAGTGTTGCAAATTAAAACCTGCAGATCCTGTCCTGTGGCTTGCCAATTGGTTGATTATGAACAATCCGAACAAACCGAAATTGCCGCAAGATCTTGCCATGATTGCATCGTGA
- the LOC126924963 gene encoding nucleoside diphosphate kinase homolog 5-like isoform X3: MCDCPADKEDGSIKVPETVTLFKKCAKSYRPTKDITEPPSCDTISNKDIWSTVDSSQSDHRCTIYGSPKGSQSSSNSFSTDSKVYKFVDSGECECLGEAEEEPWHPPIFSYEPCVEEEEVEERPDIECTLAIIKPEAIIYRKQIEQRIFEEGFEIYQTRWLQLTPEQVSEFYSDKYGQLNFAHLVAYMASEPIIVHVLGKKCAVHEWRLLMGPTKVTEARLYYPDSIRARYGRRGEDFKNAVHGSNTRQEAEKEIHFFFPDFIVEPLLKNQIAVDYLWEVLNPVLVEALSTCCKLKPADPVLWLANWLIMNNPNKPKLPQDLAMIAS, translated from the exons ATGTGCGATTGCCCTGCGGATAAAGAGGATGGTAGCATAAAGGTGCCGGAGACAGTGACGCTTTTCAAAAAATGTGCAAAATCGTACCGTCCAACGAAAGACATAACCGAACCACCGAGCTGTGATACAATTTCGAATAAAGATATCTGGAGTACTGTGGATTCTTCGCAATCGGATCATAGATGTACGATATACGGATCTCCAAAAGGATCACAGTCGAGCTCAAATAGTTTTAGCACTGATTCCAAAGTG TACAAGTTCGTCGATTCTGGGGAATGCGAGTGTCTCGGTGAAGCAGAAGAAGAACCATGGCATCCACCGATATTCAGTTACGAGCCCTGCGTCGAGGAAGAGGAAGTCGAAGAAAGGCCAGACATCGAGTGCACGTTGGCAATTATAAAACCAGAAGCAATAATCTATAGAAAACAAATCGAGCAACGAATATTCGAGGAAGGCTTCGAGATTTATCAAACACGATGGCTGCAGCTCACGCCAGAACAGGTGTCCGAGTTTTACTCGGATAAATATGGACAGCTAAATTTCGCACATCTTGTTGCCTATATGGCATCAGAGCCTATAATCGTTCACGTTTTGGGGAAAAAATGCGCTGTTCATGAGTGGCGATTGCTCATGGGTCCGACGAAA GTCACGGAAGCTCGTTTGTATTATCCTGATAGTATAAGAGCGAGATATGGTAGAAGAGGCGAGGATTTTAAAAATGCTGTTCACGGAAGTAACACTCGACAAGAGGCTGAGAAAGAAATTCATTTCTTCTTTCCTGATT TCATAGTCGAGCCTCTGCTGAAGAATCAAATAGCAGTGGATTACTTGTGGGAAGTACTTAACCCTGTACTCGTAGAAGCACTATCAACA TGTTGCAAATTAAAACCTGCAGATCCTGTCCTGTGGCTTGCCAATTGGTTGATTATGAACAATCCGAACAAACCGAAATTGCCGCAAGATCTTGCCATGATTGCATCGTGA
- the LOC126924963 gene encoding nucleoside diphosphate kinase homolog 5-like isoform X2, protein MCDCPADKEDGSIKVPETVTLFKKCAKSYRPTKDITEPPSCDTISNKDIWSTVDSSQSDHRCTIYGSPKGSQSSSNSFSTDSKVYKFVDSGECECLGEAEEEPWHPPIFSYEPCVEEEEVEERPDIECTLAIIKPEAIIYRKQIEQRIFEEGFEIYQTRWLQLTPEQVSEFYSDKYGQLNFAHLVAYMASEPIIVHVLGKKCAVHEWRLLMGPTKVTEARLYYPDSIRARYGRRGEDFKNAVHGSNTRQEAEKEIHFFFPDCIDSVVTCTFFFSFFFNHRSFRLFVSVIVEPLLKNQIAVDYLWEVLNPVLVEALSTCCKLKPADPVLWLANWLIMNNPNKPKLPQDLAMIAS, encoded by the exons ATGTGCGATTGCCCTGCGGATAAAGAGGATGGTAGCATAAAGGTGCCGGAGACAGTGACGCTTTTCAAAAAATGTGCAAAATCGTACCGTCCAACGAAAGACATAACCGAACCACCGAGCTGTGATACAATTTCGAATAAAGATATCTGGAGTACTGTGGATTCTTCGCAATCGGATCATAGATGTACGATATACGGATCTCCAAAAGGATCACAGTCGAGCTCAAATAGTTTTAGCACTGATTCCAAAGTG TACAAGTTCGTCGATTCTGGGGAATGCGAGTGTCTCGGTGAAGCAGAAGAAGAACCATGGCATCCACCGATATTCAGTTACGAGCCCTGCGTCGAGGAAGAGGAAGTCGAAGAAAGGCCAGACATCGAGTGCACGTTGGCAATTATAAAACCAGAAGCAATAATCTATAGAAAACAAATCGAGCAACGAATATTCGAGGAAGGCTTCGAGATTTATCAAACACGATGGCTGCAGCTCACGCCAGAACAGGTGTCCGAGTTTTACTCGGATAAATATGGACAGCTAAATTTCGCACATCTTGTTGCCTATATGGCATCAGAGCCTATAATCGTTCACGTTTTGGGGAAAAAATGCGCTGTTCATGAGTGGCGATTGCTCATGGGTCCGACGAAA GTCACGGAAGCTCGTTTGTATTATCCTGATAGTATAAGAGCGAGATATGGTAGAAGAGGCGAGGATTTTAAAAATGCTGTTCACGGAAGTAACACTCGACAAGAGGCTGAGAAAGAAATTCATTTCTTCTTTCCTGATTGTATAGATTCTGTAGTTACGtgtacttttttcttttcctttttttttaatcatcgaTCATTTCGTTTGTTTGTTTCAGTCATAGTCGAGCCTCTGCTGAAGAATCAAATAGCAGTGGATTACTTGTGGGAAGTACTTAACCCTGTACTCGTAGAAGCACTATCAACA TGTTGCAAATTAAAACCTGCAGATCCTGTCCTGTGGCTTGCCAATTGGTTGATTATGAACAATCCGAACAAACCGAAATTGCCGCAAGATCTTGCCATGATTGCATCGTGA
- the LOC126924949 gene encoding sorting nexin-27 isoform X1 produces the protein MADCESEVQRLPAANEDVTRNASVTMITNGRVPQHPVNQTNPIGQGPRCVIIYKTETGFGFNVRGQVSEGGQLRSINGELYAPLQHVSAVLPRGAAEKAGVRKGDRILEVNNVNVEGATHKQVVDLIKSGGDVLTLTVISVTPQEAEKLEPFEDLSYASVDYSEKRSLPISVPDYHVRERKHERYVVFNVHMAGRHLCSRRYREFAALHMALKKEFIGFNFPKLPGKWPFQLSELQLDARRRGLEQYLEKVCAVRVIAESDIMQEFLADRLEEDGDQGPAVDLKVLLPDREVVTITVAKAASVSDVYDAVCSRVGLDAETAKYFYLFEIVEYNFERKLQPHEHPHTLYVQNYSTASVTCLAIRRWLFNVNRPLNEQALTWTFWQTVDEVNRGHITAGERLYQLKALQDASRKHEYLKLAKELSGYGDIVFPHCACDSRKEGHVVPAVGTPAFKLHAAKEDGTLESQVVEFHWNTITRWEVDEEGMAFCFQYTRQDNRPPRWLKLFTPYYTFLSDCFDRIAEEAKWDDPGE, from the exons ATGGCGGACTGCGAGTCGGAGGTGCAGCGCTTGCCAGCCGCGAACGAGGACGTAACGAGAAACGCGAGCGTGACGATGATCACCAACGGGCGCGTGCCTCAACACCCGGTAAACCAGACAAATCCGATCGGACAGGGGCCAAGATGCGTCATCATTTACAAAACTGAGACTGGTTTTGGGTTCAATGTACGCGGTCAGGTCAGCGAGGGTGGACAGCTCAGAAGCATCAACGGAGAATTGTACGCGCCGCTTCAGCATGTCAGCGCTGTATTACCTCGAGGTGCTGCTGAGAAAGCCGGTGTACGAAAAGGCGATCGCATATTAGAAGT AAACAATGTGAACGTCGAGGGAGCCACCCACAAGCAAGTGGTGGATTTGATCAAGTCAGGGGGTGATGTCTTAACGCTGACTGTTATCTCCGTTACGCCGCAGGAAGCGGAAAAGTTAGAACCTTTCGAAGATTTAAG TTATGCATCGGTGGACTACAGCGAGAAGCGATCTCTACCTATCAGCGTGCCGGATTATCACGTCCGCGAGAGGAAGCATGAGCGTTATGTGGTTTTCAACGTTCACATGGCAGGCAGACATTTGTGCTCTCGACGCTATCGAGAATTCGCTGCACTGCATATGGCACTGAAGAAGGAATTTATCGGTTTTAACTTCCCTAAGCTACCAGGAAAATGGCCATTTCA ATTGAGCGAGCTTCAACTGGACGCGAGAAGGCGCGGGTTAGAACAGTATTTGGAGAAGGTTTGCGCCGTGCGTGTAATTGCCGAAAGCGATATCATGCAAGAATTCTTGGCCGATAGACTCGAAGAGGATGGGGATCAAGGTCCAGCTGTCGATTTAAAAGTACTATTGCCGGATCGCGAGGTTGTTACCATAACGGTTGCTAAAGCTGCCTCTGTCAGTGACGTATACGATGCAGTTTGCAGTAGAGTGGGACTAGACGCGGAAACCGCGAAATACTTTTATCTTTTCGAGATCGTGGAATATAATTTCG AAAGAAAGCTGCAACCCCATGAACATCCTCATACTTTGTACGTTCAAAATTACTCGACCGCCAGTGTGACGTGTTTAGCAATAAGAAGGTGGCTTTTCAATGTAAATAGACCACTCAACGAGCAAGCATTAACCTGGACCTTCTGGCAAACTGTGGACGAAGTTAACAGAGGACACATTACGGCCGGCGAGAGATTGTATCAGTTGAAAGCATTGCAAGACGCGTCGAGGAAACACGAG TACCTAAAACTAGCGAAAGAATTGAGCGGTTACGGCGATATCGTGTTCCCTCATTGTGCGTGCGACTCACGAAAGGAAGGACACGTTGTTCCCGCTGTTGGAACACCGGCATTTAAGCTACACGCAGCGAAGGAGGACGGCACTTTGGAATCTCAAGTCGTTGAATTTCACTGGAACACCATTACTCGATGGGAGGTAGACGAAGAAGGAATGGCGTTCTGCTTTCAATACACGCGCCAAGATAACCGTCCACCGCGTTGGCTAAAGCTTTTCACACCTTAT TACACGTTCCTGTCAGATTGTTTTGACCGAATAGCCGAAGAAGCAAAGTGGGACGATCCAGGAGAATGA
- the LOC126924949 gene encoding sorting nexin-27 isoform X2, whose translation MLTCYVTAVQCEWMENRGRRGPNLDSRFKAITAGNNVNVEGATHKQVVDLIKSGGDVLTLTVISVTPQEAEKLEPFEDLSYASVDYSEKRSLPISVPDYHVRERKHERYVVFNVHMAGRHLCSRRYREFAALHMALKKEFIGFNFPKLPGKWPFQLSELQLDARRRGLEQYLEKVCAVRVIAESDIMQEFLADRLEEDGDQGPAVDLKVLLPDREVVTITVAKAASVSDVYDAVCSRVGLDAETAKYFYLFEIVEYNFERKLQPHEHPHTLYVQNYSTASVTCLAIRRWLFNVNRPLNEQALTWTFWQTVDEVNRGHITAGERLYQLKALQDASRKHEYLKLAKELSGYGDIVFPHCACDSRKEGHVVPAVGTPAFKLHAAKEDGTLESQVVEFHWNTITRWEVDEEGMAFCFQYTRQDNRPPRWLKLFTPYYTFLSDCFDRIAEEAKWDDPGE comes from the exons ATGTTGACGTGTTATGTCACTGCAGTTCAATGCGAGTGGATGGAAAATCGTGGACGTCGCGGGCCGAATCTTGACTCGCGGTTCAAAGCAATCACGGCAGG AAACAATGTGAACGTCGAGGGAGCCACCCACAAGCAAGTGGTGGATTTGATCAAGTCAGGGGGTGATGTCTTAACGCTGACTGTTATCTCCGTTACGCCGCAGGAAGCGGAAAAGTTAGAACCTTTCGAAGATTTAAG TTATGCATCGGTGGACTACAGCGAGAAGCGATCTCTACCTATCAGCGTGCCGGATTATCACGTCCGCGAGAGGAAGCATGAGCGTTATGTGGTTTTCAACGTTCACATGGCAGGCAGACATTTGTGCTCTCGACGCTATCGAGAATTCGCTGCACTGCATATGGCACTGAAGAAGGAATTTATCGGTTTTAACTTCCCTAAGCTACCAGGAAAATGGCCATTTCA ATTGAGCGAGCTTCAACTGGACGCGAGAAGGCGCGGGTTAGAACAGTATTTGGAGAAGGTTTGCGCCGTGCGTGTAATTGCCGAAAGCGATATCATGCAAGAATTCTTGGCCGATAGACTCGAAGAGGATGGGGATCAAGGTCCAGCTGTCGATTTAAAAGTACTATTGCCGGATCGCGAGGTTGTTACCATAACGGTTGCTAAAGCTGCCTCTGTCAGTGACGTATACGATGCAGTTTGCAGTAGAGTGGGACTAGACGCGGAAACCGCGAAATACTTTTATCTTTTCGAGATCGTGGAATATAATTTCG AAAGAAAGCTGCAACCCCATGAACATCCTCATACTTTGTACGTTCAAAATTACTCGACCGCCAGTGTGACGTGTTTAGCAATAAGAAGGTGGCTTTTCAATGTAAATAGACCACTCAACGAGCAAGCATTAACCTGGACCTTCTGGCAAACTGTGGACGAAGTTAACAGAGGACACATTACGGCCGGCGAGAGATTGTATCAGTTGAAAGCATTGCAAGACGCGTCGAGGAAACACGAG TACCTAAAACTAGCGAAAGAATTGAGCGGTTACGGCGATATCGTGTTCCCTCATTGTGCGTGCGACTCACGAAAGGAAGGACACGTTGTTCCCGCTGTTGGAACACCGGCATTTAAGCTACACGCAGCGAAGGAGGACGGCACTTTGGAATCTCAAGTCGTTGAATTTCACTGGAACACCATTACTCGATGGGAGGTAGACGAAGAAGGAATGGCGTTCTGCTTTCAATACACGCGCCAAGATAACCGTCCACCGCGTTGGCTAAAGCTTTTCACACCTTAT TACACGTTCCTGTCAGATTGTTTTGACCGAATAGCCGAAGAAGCAAAGTGGGACGATCCAGGAGAATGA